The following coding sequences are from one Rutidosis leptorrhynchoides isolate AG116_Rl617_1_P2 chromosome 11, CSIRO_AGI_Rlap_v1, whole genome shotgun sequence window:
- the LOC139875614 gene encoding uncharacterized protein has protein sequence MATWNIRGLNRLPKQREVQDVVLSNHLSVCAILESHVAIDRLNGVCSAVFPHWNWTSNHNVCDHGTRIILGWDPSVIQLMVIMAKEQLWNDLLMHKGFVGSHPWIIMGDFNASLNSTDSTTSTSTIPIATREFRDCVEEINMEDVNFTGLHFTWNQRPHASDGILKKIDRVMANDSFIEEFTDAYVSTVKDGWGKEVEGRMMFRVVKKLRMLKKPIRKLMWQKGNIHKLVQKVRKELDEAQTELDKYPDSSEHRERESAKLREFNSLLLEEERFLKQKAKIEWLRVGDSNSAYFHKVVKGRQNRSHISAVFDSNNCLMEGADVPHVFVQHYEEFLGKAGTSQEIIRPVTNEEIKNAIFNIGNDKAPGPDGYSSTFFKNAWDVVGDDVCSGVKQFFSNGQLLTELNHTIIALLPKVQSPSKSAFISGRRIADNILLTQELMHNYHLNRGVPRCAFKVDIQKAYDTVDWEFLREILAHFGFHKVMIKWIMRCISSTSFSIAINGTLYGYFKGKRGLRQGDPMSPYLFTLVMEVLSLMLQRNAQQVDGFRFHPRCDNLNLINVCFADDLFLFSHADITSVKVIFDALDEFKECSGLTPSIPKSTGFFANVSSNVKNQILDLMPFEEGTLPVRYLGVPLISSRLLSSDCKPLIEMVKNRIQDWKNKFLSFTGRVQLISSVLVSMQIYWYSVFIVPDNVIKDIEKMMRGFLWCQGDMKRGKAKVKWDDVCHPKNEGGLGIKRLKGWNVALMASHVWRILSNKQSLWVRWIHSYRIMDQNFWEVAIAPDASWSWRKILQIRDIIGNHFIHVIQNGRNTSAWTDIWASHSRLKDMLSRREIVRAGFSGREKVCDLYQNGSWVWPSAWVEVIPSLATVSHPNPQTGNDVVKWRMIDGKVAEFSVNVVWHTIRPHADQVLWVNLVWFSQCVQRHSFMVWLLMGERLKTQDKLKIWERKKGAQIVGMPNWGLDWKAIFQPKPKTEDEVSEQVLKDALKNNNDGETVDLNNQCVEDGSKVVSKKGRVSHKLNFDNNNKSQWQSTEAKGIKQNAVKNNHGIKDNIAMEETNWNVESQKNNHGIKDNIAMEETNWNVESQKNRNQNVLRKRDKGKGIDGEGNNKTYSKDRIETNNPFYVLVDDEGNGD, from the exons ATGGCGACATGGAATATAAGGGGGTTGAACCGCCTCCCTAAACAGCGTGAGGTTCAAGATGTTGTATTAAGTAATCATCTTAGTGTGTGTGCTATTTTGGAGTCTCATGTGGCTATTGATCGTTTGAATGGAGTTTGTAGTGCGGTGTTCCCGCATTGGAATTGGACTTCTAATCATAATGTTTGTGATCACGGTACGCGTATAATCTTGGGTTGGGACCCATCAGTGATACAGCTTATGGTGATTATGGCTAAAGAGCAG CTATGGAATGATTTGCTCATGCATAAAGGATTTGTGGGTTCCCATCCCTGGATCATTATGGGTGATTTTAACGCATCTTTGAATTCAACAGATTCTACCACTAGTACCTCTACTATTCCAATTGCCACTAGAGAATTTAGAGATTGTGTGGAGGAGATTAACATGGAAGACGTAAATTTTACGGGTTTACATTTTACATGGAACCAAAGACCACACGCGTCCGACGGAATTTTGAAAAAGATAGATCGAGTCATGGCGAACGATTCATTTATTGAGGAATTCACGGATGCATATGTG TCCACTGTGAAAGATGGTTGGGGGAAGGAGGTTGAGGGCCGCATGATGTTCCGCGTCGTTAAGAAATTACGCATGCTCAAAAAACCTATCAGAAAGTTGATGTGGCAAAAAGGGAATATTCATAAGTTGGTTCAAAAGGTGCGAAAAGAATTAGATGAAGCGCAAACCGAGCTTGATAAGTATCCTGATTCTAGCGAGCACAGGGAGCGTGAAAGTGCAAAGTTAAGAGAATTTAACTCTCTGCTTCTTGAGGAAGAAAGGTTTCTAAAGCAAAAGGCAAAAATTGAATGGTTACGTGTGGGCGACTCGAACTCTGCTTATTTTCATAAAGTTGTTAAAGGACGACAAAACCGTAGTCATATTAGTGCAGTGTTCGATAGCAATAATTGTCTAATGGAGGGGGCAGATGTTCCTCATGTGTTTGTGCAACACTATGAGGAATTTTTGGGCAAGGCTGGGACAT CTCAGGAAATCATTCGGCCAGTAACGAACGAGGAGATAAAAAATGCAATATTTAATATTGGGAATGATAAAGCGCCGGGTCCTGACGGTTATTCATCGACCTTTTTCAAGAATGCATGGGACGTAGTTGGTGACGATGTTTGTTCGGGTGTGAAACAATTTTTCTCAAATGGGCAATTATTGACTGAATTGAATCACACTATTATCGCTTTGCTTCCAAAAGTGCAAAGTCCATCGAAG TCTGCTTTCATTTCAGGTAGGCGGATTGCGGATAATATTCTTTTAACTCAGGAGTTGATGCATAATTATCACCTAAACCGGGGTGTTCCGAGGTGCGCTTTTAAGGTTGATATTCAGAAGGCTTACGATACGGTTGACTGGGAATTCTTACGAGAGATTCTAGCTCATTTTGGGTTTCACAAAGTTATGATTAAGTGGATCATGAGGTGCATTTCATCAACTTCATTTTCTATCGCGATTAATGGGACTTTATATGGGTACTTCAAAGGTAAGCGTGGGCTTCGGCAAGGTGATCCAATGTCGCCGTATTTATTTACTCTTGTTATGGAAGTCCTTTCACTTATGCTCCAAAGGAATGCTCAACAAGTAGATGGATTTAGATTCCATCCCAGGTGCGATAACTTAAAtcttattaatgtatgttttgCCGATGACTTATTCTTGTTTTCGCATGCGGATATTACGTCTGTTAAGGTGATCTTTGATGCACTTGATGAATTCAAAGAGTGCTCTGGTCTCACGCCTAGTATTCCAAAGAGTACGGGATTCTTTGCTAATGTATCGTCTAATGTGAAGAATCAGATTCTCGACTTAATGCCTTTTGAAGAGGGAACTTTACCGGTGCGATATTTAGGGGTTCCACTTATCTCTTCTCGTCTTCTAAGTAGTGATTGCAAGCCTCTAATTGAGATGGTGAAGAACCGTATTCAGGATTGGAAAAATAAGTTCTTATCTTTTACAGGTAGAGTTCAATTAATCTCATCCGTTCTGGTGTCTATGCAAATATATTGGTATTCGGTATTTATTGTTCCGGATAATGTTATAAAAGATATTGAGAAGATGATGAGGGGTTTTCTTTGGTGCCAAGGAGATATGAAAAGAGGTAAGGCGAAAGTCAAATGGGATGATGTTTGTCATCCTAAAAATGAAGGTGGTCTTGGTATAAAAAGGCTTAAAGGGTGGAATGTGGCATTGATGGCGTCTCATGTTTGGCGTATATTGTCAAATAAACAATCCTTATGGGTTAGATGGATTCACTCCTACCGTATTATGGATCAAAATTTTTGGGAAGTTGCAATCGCTCCGGACGCAAGTTGGAGTTGGAGAAAGATATTACAAATTCGTGATATAATAGGTAATCATTTTATACACGTGATCCAGAATGGGAGAAATACATCGGCATGGACTGATATATGGGCGAGTCATTCTCGTCTAAAAGATATGTTGTCGCGAAGGGAGATCGTTCGGGCAGGATTTAGTGGTAGAGAAAAGGTATGTGACTTGTACCAAAATGGGTCATGGGTTTGGCCTAGTGCATGGGTTGAAGTTATTCCATCTCTTGCTACTGTTTCTCACCCAAATCCTCAAACTGGTAATGATGTGGTTAAGTGGAGAATGATTGATGGTAAGGTTGCAGAATTTTCTGTTAATGTAGTTTGGCACACCATTCGTCCGCATGCCGACCAAGTGTTATGGGTTAATCTTGTTTGGTTTTCTCAATGCGTTCAGAGACATTCTTTTATGGTTTGGTTACTTATGGGGGAGAGATTGAAGACTCAAGATAAACTCAAAATATGGGAAAGAAA GAAAGGAGCTCAGATTGTGGGCATGCCTAATTGGGGGTTAGATTGGAAAGCAATTTTTCAGCCAAA gccTAAAACAGAAGATGAAGTTTCAGAACAAGTGTTAAAAGACGCTTTGAAAAACAACAATGATGGTGAAACAGTTGATTTAAATAACCAGTGTGTTGAGGATGGCTCTAAAGTTGTTAGTAAGAAAGGAAGGGTATCTCATAAgttgaattttgataataataataaaagtcaatggCAGTCAACAGAAGCAAAAGGTATCAAGCAAAATGCAGTTAAGAATAATCATGGTATTAAAGACAATATTGCTATGGAGGAAACAAATTGGAATGTGGAGTCCCAGAAAAATAATCATGGTATTAAAGACAATATTGCTATGGAGGAAACAAATTGGAATGTGGAGTCCCAGAAAAATCGAAATCAGAATGTTTTAAGGAAAAGAGATAAAGGGAAGGGCATTGATGGTGAAGGTAATAATAAGACATATTCCAAAGATAGAATTGAAACAAACAATCCTTTTTATGTATTAGTAGATGATGAGGGTAATGGTGATTGA